Proteins from one Cryptomeria japonica chromosome 4, Sugi_1.0, whole genome shotgun sequence genomic window:
- the LOC131064788 gene encoding putative leucine-rich repeat receptor-like serine/threonine-protein kinase At2g24130 — protein sequence MSFALIALSSRWRRARHPHSNRNSPSLNVGNPRISYSELANSTGGLSEVNLVGTGAFGSIYRGTLKNGTNIAIKVFNLLDANAHESFHRECNILKKFRHRNVIKIISICSNLDFKALILPFMSNGSLERWLYPPEISGCRLNLHDRLRIIMEIAERMAYLHRHSTVQVIHGDLKPNNVLLGDDMTAYIADFGIAKMLSSKSWDHMTSTNALKGSIGYIAPEYGMDQEISTNGDVYSFGILLLELLIRRRPVDDMFTEEVNLQKWVSMHFPNKILEVVDVNIVNISSELETSMLLACLTALVQVGLDCTNQLPQQRPDMTEIIKRLHNVKCKYAGATRDY from the exons ATGTCATTTGCACTTATAGCATTATCCTCTAGATGGAGACGTGCAAGGCATCCACATTCCAACCGGAATTCCCCTTCTCTCAATGTAGGAAACCCCAGAATTTCATACAGTGAACTTGCAAATTCTACTGGCGGGTTGTCTGAGGTAAATCTTGTAGGAACTGGGGCTTTTGGATCTATTTACAGAGGTACTCTCAAAAATGGCACAAATATtgctattaaagttttcaatttgCTGGATGCAAATGCTCATGAAAGTTTTCACAGGGAATGCAATATACTTAAAAAGTTTAGACATCGCAATGTGATTAAAATCATTTCAATTTGTTCGAATCTTGATTTCAAAGCTTTGATTCTTCCATTTATGTCGAATGGAAGTTTGGAGAGATGGTTATATCCTCCTGAAATAAGTGGATGCAGATTAAATTTGCATGATCGGTTAAGAATAATAATGGAGATAGCAGAAAGAATGGCATATCTACATCGCCATTCCACCGTACAAGTGATCCATGGTGACCTAAAACCCAACAATGTTCTATTAGGGGATGATATGACTGCATATATTGCAGACTTTGGTATTGCCAAAATGCTATCTAGCAAATCCTGGGATCATATGACTTCCACAAATGCACTGAAAGGGTCTATTGGTTATATTGCACCAG AATATGGAATGGATCAAGAGATTTCAACAAATGGAGATGTATATAGTTTTGGCATTTTACTCTTGGAGTTGTTGATAAGGAGGAGACCAGTTGATGACATGTTTACAGAAGAAGTCAATCTACAAAAATGGGTAAGCATgcattttccaaataaaattttaGAAGTGGTGGACGTTAACATTGTTAACATTTCTAGCGAATTGGAGACATCAATGTTACTGGCATGCCTCACTGCATTGGTGCAAGTTGGATTAGATTGCACAAACCAGTTGCCTCAACAACGCCCAGATATGACTGAAATAATCAAGAGATTACACAATGTTAAATGTAAATATGCTGGGGCTACCCGAGATTATTAA